The Pseudomonadota bacterium genome contains the following window.
CCGAGGCCGATGCAATCGGTGAACGTGCCGCCCCGATCGATCCAGATCCTCCACGACCTTGACCCCGCTGTCCCGGATGCTCGGCTCTGATTCATCGGCGCGCCGGAGACTAGCATGGGCCTGCCCCAGCAGCGGACTTGAGCAGGGGCCGTGTGCCGCAGTGTGCCAGCACTGCAAAGGCTACAGTAGCAACCTGACCCGGCAAGCATTCGAAAGCGCCCGCGGGTGCCGTAGGATCGGCATGGAATCTCGGTCGAGCGATAACGAGCGCGGCACTGGTACGGCCCTTGCTTCTGTCGCTACTGTCAATCGTATCGTACGCCACGGTGTTGTAGACGCCGTCGTACCGTACGCAGCCCCAGCTCGAGCTCACAGCGCGGGGCGTGGCAAACGCGCCAAAGGAGGCACCGATGCGACGGAGAAACAGCAGCGGCTACCCGGGCTCTCTTCCAAGATTGCTGGCTCCGGCACGGGAGCGTGCTGCCCCCTTGCCTGGCGCGCAAGCGTCCCGCTGGATGCTCGCCCTGCATGCCGGGCTGTGGGCCATGCTCGTCGCAGGCTGCGACCCGACCGAACTGCCAACCGCGTGCGGTGCTTCGCTCGGCTACAGTTGCCAGCAAGACGAGTATTGCGCCTACGAGCCCGGCGAACACTGCGGCGCCGCGGACGCCACGGCCGTGTGCCTACCTAGACCCGACGGCTGCAACCACGGGCACCGCCCGGTTTGCGCCTGCGACGGTCGCACCTACGGCAACCGTTGCCACGCCGCGGCCGCCGGCCAGGGAGTGCTCAGCGATGGGCCGTGTCCAAGTGCGCGAAGCTGCATCTACCTGGGGGTGACCTATGCGGAAGGAGAACGGTTTCCAGCCGGCGATGGCTGCAACGAGTGTACGTGCGGGGCAGGTACCGTAGCCTGCACGGAAAAAGCGTGCCTGCAGGAGTGCGGCGGACTCGCCGGGGTCCCGTGCCCCGCCGGTCAGTACTGCAAGATCCAGCCGGGTGTGTGCCTCGTGATTGCGGATGTCGGTGGTCTGTGCGAGCCCCTACCCACCGTCTGCACCGACCACGTCGAGCCCGTTTGCGGCTGCGATGGCACGACCTACGGCAATCCCTGCGAGGCCGCCGCGGCGGGGGCGAGCATCGCCGGCACGGGCGCATGCGGCGGAGGACTTCCCAAGGCCTGCGGAGGCTGGCTGGGCCAAACCTGTGGCGCCGGCGAGTACTGCGCCTACCAGCCCGGCCAGCACTGCGGTGCCGCCGATGCGGCGGCGACCTGCCTGCCGCGGCCCAGAATGTGCCCGATGCTTGGGGCACCCGTCTGCGGCTGCGATGGAAGGACCTACACCAACCGATGCCTGGCGGCCGCGGCTGGAACCGGATTGCTCGCCGAGGGCCCGTGCGGCGGCGGTTCCGGTGGCTGCCTGTACCACGGCAAGCGCTACCCCGAGGGCTCGAGCTTCCTGGACGTGGATGGCTGCAATCAATGCAGCTGCTCCGGCGGAAGCATCGCTTGCACGGCGCGAGCTTGCGCGCCCAGTTGTGGAGGCTTGACCGGAATCGCGTGCCCGAGGGGCACGTATTGCAGCGTGCCCGACGGCAGTTGCGGAATTGAGGCCATGGGCTCTTGTGTGCCACGGCCTGCTGCCTGCACGCGCGAGCTCGCACCCGTATGCGGCTGCGACGGCACCACGTACAACAACCGCTGCCTCGCTCAAGCGGCCGGCGTGAGCGCCCTGCGCGAGGGCCCCTGCGGCCCGACGACCGGCAAGGTCTGCGGCGGGCTGCTGGGACAGGCGTGCGACGCGCGCGAATACTGCGCCTACCAGCCGGGGCAGCATTGCGGCGCAGCCGACGCCACAGCCACCTGCCAGCCGCGGCCCGAGATCTGCCCGGCCATCTACGCACCGGTGTGCGGCTGCGACGGCAAGACCCACAGCAGCGCATGCGTGGCCGCCGCCTCGGGAACCGGCGTGCTGCAGCAAGGCCCCTGCATATGAGTCGACCGTTGCCAACAAAGCAGGAACGCGTTTGGATAAACCCAAGACGACAAAGTCGGAGCAGTCGGTCGGGGAATCCGGCTCTCCCTCGGCCTCGCTCGAGCAACGCTGCGATACTCTTGCGCAAGGCTACGGACGCCTTTCTGGGTGGGCTTGTCGTCCTGAGCTGTGGCTGCTCAGCCAAGGTACCCGCGGACACTGCGGCAAGTGGGCCTGCACCACCGCCCCGCGCTGGAGGCGCCGTCGAATGCGCCGACGATGCCGAGTGCGCCGCGGTCGCGCGAGGCAATCTAGAGACGCTGCTGAGGAGGAGCTCGGTCGCCCAACCGTACGTGTCCACGCGCTGCACGCGGGTCCTGATCCCCGAGGGCTTCAGGGCTGGGTGCTGGGACTGTGCCGTGGGCGTGCCGAGTTGCGTGTGCGCGCTCGACTCGCAGGCGTCCAGCGGACGTGCAGACACGATCTCGCCATCGTCCTCCTGCGACTGCGCCGTGTGGACGCCGCTGGGAGAGTGCCTGTACCGGGTGAGTGAGTTTCCTGGCTGCGATCTCAACGCTCCTGACAGCTGCGCGACGACCTGCTCCGACCTCGAAGCGCTCAAGCAACAAGCCGCAGCGAGATCGCTTGAAGCCTCGTTGCGTGTCGCCCGCTGCGAGCGCGGCGCTTGCAGGTGGGTGGGAGCGATTGGAGCCCGTTGCTATGCCGGCCCCGGGTTGTTCTCGTCACCGTACGACTGCAGCCTCGGCAACGATGAGATCCTGAAGCGCGCGCAAGCAAGGCACACCCATGTCTGCACCAGCAGCGGGTGTCAGTTGCCCTTCGTGTGCCCCTACGACAACTTCAGTTTTGGTGGTTAGAGTCCGCCCGGTCGGGCCGGGGAGGCAGGCTGCTGACCGCACGGTCGCGGCCGCGAGTCTTGGCCTCGTATAGGGCCTTGTCGGCCGCTTCCATGAGCGCCTTGCTTCCGGGCTGCGGCAAGTCCTCGGTATCCGCGATCCCGATCGACACGGTGACGTCCGACTGCTCGGCCAGGCTCGAACGGATTCGCTGGGCAAGCTTCATGGCGTCGGCCGCTCGGGTGCTCGGTGCGAGAACAGCGAACTCGTCGCCGGCCAGGCGTGCGGGAAGGTCTGCGCTGCGCGAGCAGGTCTTGAGGCTTTGCCCCACGGACCTCAGCGCCACGTCTCCGGCTTTGTGCCCCCCGGTGTCGTTGATCCGCTTGAGGCCGTCGACGTCGACGATCAGCAAGGCGAGTGGAAAGGGGTAACGCTGCCGGCGCGAGAGCTCATAGGCAAGCCGCTCCTCGAAAAGCGCTCGATTGGCCAGGCCCGTAAGCCGGTCGGTGCGGGCCTGTAGCGTGAGACGATCCTCGAGGCGGCCCAGCATGGCACCCACCACGGCGAAGACGATCGGTGTGGCGCTTGCCAGGTAAGCGTAGGTCAAGGGGTCCTGGTCGAGCTGCTGCCGCGCCCACCCCACCCCGGGCCAGCTGCGTGCGGCCGCGGCGCGCAACAGCAGCAGACCGAGCGGTGCACCAAGCCCCAGCAGCACGCCGATCAGCGGGTAGAGGATCCCGCGTGCGATCCCAAGTGCCCTAGCCTGCATGGGTCACCAACCTCCGGCTCGATCGGAAGATCCGCCCGGCGAACCGCGCGCTCGAGGACCTGCCACCCATGGCCTGTGCGGATCGCAGCAGACCGGGCGCCGCTGCCAAGGCGCGGCGACGGCTCTGCTAGCCCTCTCGCTCTGCGCGGGCTGTCTCACCCCACTCCTTGAGCCGATACTGTATCTTGCGGCGGCTTATACCAAGCAGCTCGGCGGCCTTTGCCGTCGATCCTCCCACCGCCTCCAGGGTCTGCAGGATCGCCATGCGCTCGAGCTCACCCAAGGTGAGCCCGGGTACGAGCATGCTCATGTCACCCGCGGGGCCGGAGGTCGCTGCAGCCGGAAAGTCGCCAACCTCGATGGTGCCGGTTTCGTTCATCACCACGGCGCGTTCGATCGCGTTCTCGAGCTCGCGCACGTTGCCGGGCCAGGGATAGGTCATGAGGTGGCGTATGGCCTCATTGCTGAAGCCCTGCAGCCGCACCTCGTTCTGCTCCGCGTACTTGCGGAAGAAATGGTGCGCCAGCACGGGGATATCGCTCTTGCGTACCCGCAGCGGCGGGACCTCGAGCTTGACGACATGGAGGCGGTAGTACAGGTCTTCGCGAAAGGTCCCGTCCTTGACGCCCTCTTCCAGCGAGCAGTTGGTGGCTGCCACCACGCGCACGTCCACCCTCAAGGTCTCGTTGCCGCCGACGCGCTCGAACTCACGCTCTTGCAGGAACCTGAGCAGCTTGACCTGAACGGCAGGCGGGATTTCGCTCACCTCGTCAAGAAACAGCGTGCCACCGTGAGCTTGCCTGAACCGGCCTTCCCGGCGCCCAGTCGCCCCGGTGAACGCACCGCGCTCGTGTCCGAGCAGCTCGGACTCGAGCAGGCTCTGTGCCAGGGCGGCGCAATTCAGGCGAACAAACGGGCCGCCCCGGCGCTTGGAGTTGTGGTGGATCGCTGCTGCGATCAGCTCTTTCCCGGTCCCACTCTCTCCGTGTATCAGGACGGTTGCCCGGCTGCGTGCGACCTGCGCGACCTGCTTGAGCAGGCGCTGCATCGAAGGGTGATTACCGATGATGCTGCCAAAGGAATAGCGCTCGGTGACCTGCTCCCGCAGCCGCGCCGCCTCCCGCGATAGCTGAGCCTTCTCGACCGCGCGCAGGAGCGCGGCCGACAGGGCGCTCATGTCAACCGGCTTGGTGACGTAGCTCTCCGCCCCCTGCTGGATGGCCCGCACGGCCGTGTCGATGCTGCCGAAGGCTGTCATCACGATGAAGGCTGTGTGCGGCACATTCGGCTTGGCCCTTTCGAGCAGCCCCAGCCCATCGAGCCTCGGCATTTTCAGATCGGTCAGAACAACGTCGGGGTCGAAGCCCTCCAGCACTGCGAGCGCGCGCTGGCCGTCGGTCGCGGTTCGTGTGACGTAGCCGTCGGCCCCCAGCAGCTCTGCGAGCGCTTCCCTGGCGTTCGTTTCGTCGTCTACGATCAGGACTCGGCCTTTGGGATCTGCCATACGCGTTTCCGGCCCGCACACCGCCCCGCCGGCCGGGACGGTGAACGCAACGAGCTCTCAGTGTGATGGGGGGTCCCGGATCCTCATTCGCGGTACGGGAGCCCCAGCCAACGAAACCAGCCAGCAGGTTCCGTTCCAAGCCGCACCCGCGCGGGAGAATAGCCGAGAGCACGACCATGTCGACGCACTGTCGACGCAAGTTCTGCGCGCCCGAGCCTAGCCGCAGCGCAAATCGATCGCGAAACGCTGGTAGCCAATAGCTAAGCTAGCCAAAGTAGGGCAGCACCTTCTCCCCGAATACCGTGATGGATTGCCGCACCAGATGGCTGGGAACCGTGCCCATCTGCATCACCAGGATCAACTCATCGACGCCGAGGTCCCGAAAGCTCGAGACGTACTCCCGTGCGAAGACCGGGTCTCCGACCAGCACGTTGTAGGTGTCCTCGGGCCCGTTGCGCCTCTTGCGGGCAGCACGCAAAGCGCTCTCGTCAAGGAAACCGCGGCGCGCCCGAAGCGCACCCGCCGCGCGCTCACCGGAGTAGTAGTAGTGGTTGAGCGCGTCCGCGAAAAAGCGCGCGCCACGCATCCCGTAGCGGCAAGCCACCAGG
Protein-coding sequences here:
- a CDS encoding GGDEF domain-containing protein, with amino-acid sequence MQARALGIARGILYPLIGVLLGLGAPLGLLLLRAAAARSWPGVGWARQQLDQDPLTYAYLASATPIVFAVVGAMLGRLEDRLTLQARTDRLTGLANRALFEERLAYELSRRQRYPFPLALLIVDVDGLKRINDTGGHKAGDVALRSVGQSLKTCSRSADLPARLAGDEFAVLAPSTRAADAMKLAQRIRSSLAEQSDVTVSIGIADTEDLPQPGSKALMEAADKALYEAKTRGRDRAVSSLPPRPDRADSNHQN
- a CDS encoding sigma-54 dependent transcriptional regulator, which encodes MADPKGRVLIVDDETNAREALAELLGADGYVTRTATDGQRALAVLEGFDPDVVLTDLKMPRLDGLGLLERAKPNVPHTAFIVMTAFGSIDTAVRAIQQGAESYVTKPVDMSALSAALLRAVEKAQLSREAARLREQVTERYSFGSIIGNHPSMQRLLKQVAQVARSRATVLIHGESGTGKELIAAAIHHNSKRRGGPFVRLNCAALAQSLLESELLGHERGAFTGATGRREGRFRQAHGGTLFLDEVSEIPPAVQVKLLRFLQEREFERVGGNETLRVDVRVVAATNCSLEEGVKDGTFREDLYYRLHVVKLEVPPLRVRKSDIPVLAHHFFRKYAEQNEVRLQGFSNEAIRHLMTYPWPGNVRELENAIERAVVMNETGTIEVGDFPAAATSGPAGDMSMLVPGLTLGELERMAILQTLEAVGGSTAKAAELLGISRRKIQYRLKEWGETARAEREG